From one Amia ocellicauda isolate fAmiCal2 chromosome 17, fAmiCal2.hap1, whole genome shotgun sequence genomic stretch:
- the c17h22orf39 gene encoding synaptic plasticity regulator PANTS, translating into MAGMESMWRPPRSCNDYWSEYKHCKSLMNRFHHYYTFGKSPSCKQWKTDYYTCVDWERHQDTAAKDALRQSERARLAQQRQHDPVWKLRKTPPSDWHLPLHHGSPKDS; encoded by the exons ATGGCAGGCATGGAGTCGATGTGGAGG CCTCCCCGGTCTTGCAATGACTACTGGAGCGAGTACAAGCACTGCAAGAGCCTGATGAACCGCTTTCACCACTACTACACCTTTGGAAAGTCACCCTCCTGCAAGCAGTGGAAGACAGACTACTACACCTGCGTAGACTGGGAGCGACACCAGGACACAGCAGCCAAG GATGCCCTGCGCCAGAGCGAGAGAGCCAGGCTGGCACAGCAGAGGCAGCACGATCCAGTCTGGAAGCTGAGGAAGACGCCCCCTTCGGACTGGCACTTACCCCTCCACCACGGCAGCCCCAAGGACAGCTGA
- the mrpl40 gene encoding large ribosomal subunit protein mL40 yields MSAFLSHTMTLLSRHTGALCSLAGRSCQSRQSHWFPSVLALKKSLPVRAEPRKKKKVDPKREQALRDRLKKKVKKLEKIPPEFIPIEDFVTPVKFLDETRVRTPPQLSLEESERRALLLKEWARFKYTQNCTEMAAISAALDAQKEALQQLRQESEELYQAAVKRDARLFPFNHQGPSYSPPIDNYRSPDGKYNDITKVYTQ; encoded by the exons ATGTCCGCTTTTCTGTCTCACACAATGACTTTATTATCCAGACACACTGGTGCATTGTG CTCCCTTGCGGGACGGAGCTGCCAGAGCAGACAAAGTCACTGGTTTCCCTCTGTGTTGGCCCTGAAAAAGTCTCTCCCTGTGAG agccgAGCCCAGGAAAAAGAAGAAGGTTGACCCGAAGAGGGAGCAGGCACTGAGGGATCGCCTGAAGAAGAAGGTGAAAAAGCTGGAGAAGATCCCGCCTGAGTTCATCCCCATAGAAGACTTTGTCACCCCCGTCAAGTTCCTCGATGAAACCAG GGTGCGCACCCCACCGCAGCTGTCCCTGGAAGAGAGCGAGCGCAGAGCCCTGCTGCTGAAGGAGTGGGCTCGGTTCAAGTACACTCAGAACTGCACAGAGATGGCAGCCATCAGTGCTGCCCTGGACGCCCAGAAGGAGGCACTCCAGCAGCTACGGCAGGAGTCTGAGGAGCTGTATCAGGCTGCAGTCAAACGAGATGCAAGACTCTTCCCCTTTAACCACCAGGGGCCCAGCTACAGCCCACCCATAGACAACTACCGCTCCCCTGATGGCAAATACAATGACATCACCAAGGTCTACACACAGTAG